Proteins encoded by one window of Vigna radiata var. radiata cultivar VC1973A chromosome 5, Vradiata_ver6, whole genome shotgun sequence:
- the LOC106760811 gene encoding acyl-protein thioesterase 2, with product MSYSSSSMSSGSGSSRRAFEFGRTHVVRPKGKHQATIVWLHGLGDNGSSWSQLLESLPLPNIKWICPTAPTRPVAIFGGFPCTAWFDVGEISEDVPSDLEGLDASAAHVANLLSTEPPNIKLGIGGFSMGAATALYSATCHVLGHYRNGNIYPINLSAVVSLSGWLPCARTLKNQIEQSRDGRRRAASLPLFLCHGKGDDVVAYEHGERSAMALSSAGFPNLMFRSYNGLGHYTVPEETDEVCRWLTANLGLEGFRLN from the exons ATGAGCTACAGCAGCTCCTCAATGAGTTCTG GTAGCGGGAGTTCTAGAAGGGCATTTGAGTTTGGGAGGACCCATGTGGTCAGACCTAAAGGGAAACACCAGGCAACTATAGTTTGGCTACACGGCCTTGGTGACAATGGCTCGAG CTGGTCCCAACTCTTGGAATCTCTTCCTCTTCCAAAT ATTAAATGGATTTGCCCGACTGCTCCTACACGGCCTGTAGCTATATTTGGTGGATTTCCTTGCACTGCTT GGTTTGATGTTGGAGAGATTTCAGAAGATGTTCCTAGTGATTTGGAGGGTTTAGATGCTTCTGCAGCACATGTTGCCAATCTTTTGTCAACAGAGCCTCCTAACA TCAAACTTGGTATTGGCGGCTTCAGTATGGGTGCTGCAACTGCACTTTACTCAGCTACATGCCATGTTTTGGGGCACTATAGGAATGGAAACATTTACCCTATCAACTTAAGTGCTGTTGTTTCTTTGAGCGGCTGGCTTCCTTGTGCAAG GACCTTGAAGAACCAAATTGAGCAATCACGTGATGGCAGAAGGCGTGCAGCATCGTTGCCCTTATTTCTCTGCCATGGAAAAG GTGATGATGTGGTTGCATACGAACACGGAGAGAGGTCTGCAATGGCCTTAAGTTCAGCAGGATTTCCAAATCTTATGTTTAGGAGCTACAATGG GTTGGGTCACTATACAGTCCCTGAAGAGACTGATGAAGTTTGCAGGTGGCTAACTGCAAATCTGGGATTGGAGGGGTTTCGGTTGAACTAG
- the LOC106760812 gene encoding transcription initiation factor TFIID subunit 15, translated as MSRPGDWNCRTCNHLNFQRRESCQRCGEPRSAGDYGGAFGGRGSSSFGFTTGPDVRPGDWYCTVGNCGAHNFASRSSCFKCGVSKEDSSTGSYDLDITRMRPYGFGSGSSARPGWKSGDWICTRSGCNEHNFANRMECYRCNAPRDSNSGRPPYSS; from the exons ATGAGCAGACCAGGAGATTGGAACTGCAGGACATGCAACCACCTCAACTTCCAGAGAAGAGAATCGTGCCAGCGATGCGGGGAGCCAAGGAGTGCCGGCGACTACGGCGGCGCCTTCGGAGGCAGAGGCTCTTCCTCCTTTGGCTTCACCACTGGCCCTGATGTTCGCCCCGGTGACTGGTACTGCACCGTCGGAAACTGTGGAGCCCACAACTTCGCCAGCCGCTCCAGCTGCTTCAAGTGCGGTGTCTCCAAGGAGGACTCCTCCACCGGATCATACGACCTCGACATCACCCGAATGAGACCCTACGGCTTCGGCAGCGGCTCCTCCGCCCGACCCGGCTGGAAATCCGGTGACTGGATATGCACCAG GTCTGGATGCAACGAGCATAACTTCGCCAATAGAATGGAGTGCTACAGATGCAATGCACCCAGGGACTCTAATAGTGGCAGACCTCCCTATTCATCGTAG